The following are encoded together in the Flavobacteriales bacterium genome:
- a CDS encoding SRPBCC domain-containing protein: MPDFKKYYIIPASPEDVYNALTNPFTLEIWTGEKAEMSTEPGSEFSLWEGSIVGKNIEFEEGKKIVQQWYFGEEGEPSIVTIKLHPDKRGTSLELRHTNIPADDYKDFAQGWDESYMDSLIAFFEQTEFGD; the protein is encoded by the coding sequence ATGCCTGACTTTAAAAAATACTACATCATTCCGGCATCGCCCGAGGATGTTTACAATGCATTAACCAATCCATTTACCCTTGAAATATGGACCGGTGAAAAAGCGGAAATGTCGACCGAACCCGGTTCGGAATTTTCTCTTTGGGAAGGAAGCATTGTTGGCAAAAACATTGAATTTGAAGAGGGCAAAAAGATTGTTCAGCAATGGTATTTTGGTGAAGAAGGAGAACCTTCCATAGTAACCATCAAATTACATCCGGATAAACGCGGCACATCACTCGAGCTTCGTCACACCAATATTCCCGCAGATGATTATAAAGATTTTGCGCAGGGTTGGGATGAAAGTTACATGGACTCTCTGATTGCCTTTTTTGAACAAACCGAATTTGGTGATTAA
- a CDS encoding PHB depolymerase family esterase: MQNWILAVVLVLVCSTSHGQLQEIKNFGDNPGNLKAFLFDPIPKGDTIDRPLLVLLHGCNQDATTILYESGWDKLAKEKGFYVLCPEQKLLNNTTRCFNWFLDSDNQKDKGELLSIKNMINYVFSYRKINPRQVYFHGLSAGAFMSVAYAANYPMDVRAAAISAGGPYVGSVSLRDLGQKHHFTTDEWRQKIQQINPEYHGPWPKLVILHGEKDKVVNIQYSYELSTQFSALQQIEYSSSLKDTVRYGKIELHREFYLKEKDTLISCIYMKDLGHVLPIDPGNGPLQGGKTGLFSVDKDWFSTRYVMQLLGL, translated from the coding sequence ATGCAGAATTGGATTTTAGCTGTTGTTTTAGTTCTGGTATGTTCCACTAGCCATGGACAATTACAGGAGATAAAAAATTTCGGAGATAATCCCGGAAATCTTAAAGCTTTTTTATTTGATCCAATTCCTAAAGGTGATACAATTGATCGTCCTTTATTAGTTCTGCTCCATGGATGCAATCAGGATGCAACTACCATTCTTTATGAAAGTGGCTGGGATAAACTGGCTAAAGAAAAAGGCTTTTATGTGTTGTGTCCGGAACAAAAACTACTCAATAATACCACCCGTTGTTTTAACTGGTTTCTCGATTCCGATAATCAAAAAGATAAAGGTGAATTGCTATCGATTAAAAACATGATCAACTATGTTTTTAGTTATAGAAAAATTAATCCGCGTCAGGTTTATTTTCACGGACTTTCAGCCGGAGCATTTATGTCGGTAGCTTATGCAGCCAATTACCCGATGGATGTTCGCGCTGCTGCTATTAGCGCAGGTGGTCCATATGTTGGTTCGGTAAGTTTGCGGGATTTGGGACAAAAACACCATTTTACAACTGACGAATGGCGCCAAAAGATTCAGCAGATTAATCCGGAATATCATGGTCCATGGCCAAAATTAGTTATCCTTCATGGTGAAAAGGATAAGGTGGTCAATATTCAGTATTCCTATGAACTAAGCACTCAATTTTCTGCACTGCAGCAAATCGAATATTCTTCTTCTTTAAAGGATACCGTTCGTTATGGAAAAATCGAATTGCACAGGGAGTTTTACCTGAAGGAAAAGGACACCTTGATTTCCTGCATATACATGAAAGATCTGGGACATGTATTACCCATTGATCCGGGAAATGGTCCTTTACAGGGAGGTAAAACCGGTTTGTTTTCGGTGGATAAGGATTGGTTTAGTACGCGCTATGTAATGCAGCTTTTAGGTTTGTAA